Proteins from a single region of Leptospira venezuelensis:
- a CDS encoding adenylate/guanylate cyclase domain-containing protein encodes MGTQTSHKPSFGQKFLDLTLVLPRLFYSGIRAKLAWFTGSLIVLTILILSIIYVRQQTEILTDSYDREAAISRKYISSLVLELDNISQSLIRIEEFRDRVSKQTEALKKYKTTKTVVQEKKVSFFGIKTSLFGALGKNTVRKTLDTYYSAYLSKDDIQVLEKNIRTQLQHGGDGEVSDKEFARLQGMAKKFVFADREVGLIRKRLGELKENQEKPDNTEISAAEEELRKKSLVTRKLRSDLDENIVSILADSKKRKIKELGLDTGRFRIQTFPVSGIIQGEASEPTLDTKIFDSESSLNQAPMEENLEEGLKSALNSLLEGAGVLGEIPPTSFQQNGLELQALYSPHFRNPASTERAKLLESRRITLGPWTNYLREEQEILTELSKIPPILEARLKALKEKKPPIPPFKDKDFKSQYTQYAALIRKRNLLYATYLRNNPPKEEEELEVESFGSIRDSALEDQILLRFRPDGSDYGRSVQSAEGKEIFQKRWNSVREWIYSGESETPTAKLKALFPDGIIGNSRTEAEQILWKLDSTPLISEVSEDLPTVVLASNFSGVIRTVVDRTEGLRSIRQNRDRAVLSALGICGFSIFLAVFISGFVVQKIKRLIRNAEQVGRGDLNVEFEQGGSDEFGNLSVALNQMVTGLREREKIKGILGNMIDPVVVGEAMKDLAALKRGTEKRVTAFFSDVAGFSNISEKLSSVELSELLNEYLSAMTLILKDHDGVLDKYIGDAIVGIFNAPVEVEGHCLKATRASIKMLDKLEELRSGWKKAQKYIPDARDMHIRIGLNTGLAKVGFMGTDALASYTMMGDTVNLAARLEAAGKDYGVSILVSDAVHSEIKDSIFTRKLDLVRVKGKNEPVILYEAISELKGVASAKKEIIGLYEEGLALYLDRKWEPAIKKFKESEKAKGKEDKAVQLLVERCNEYKKTPPPVSWDGVYTRDHK; translated from the coding sequence ATGGGTACACAGACTTCTCACAAGCCAAGTTTCGGGCAAAAATTCCTAGATCTTACTCTAGTTCTTCCGAGACTATTTTATTCAGGGATACGAGCAAAACTCGCCTGGTTTACCGGAAGTCTGATCGTTCTTACCATTCTAATACTTTCTATTATTTACGTGAGGCAACAAACCGAAATCCTCACTGACAGTTATGATAGAGAGGCGGCTATTTCCAGAAAATACATCTCTTCTCTCGTTCTGGAATTAGATAATATTTCTCAAAGTTTGATCCGAATCGAAGAATTTCGCGACCGGGTTAGTAAACAAACAGAGGCATTAAAAAAATATAAAACAACCAAGACTGTAGTTCAGGAAAAGAAGGTCTCCTTTTTCGGGATTAAGACAAGTTTATTCGGAGCCTTGGGAAAGAATACGGTCCGAAAAACTTTGGATACTTATTATTCTGCCTATCTTTCCAAGGACGATATACAGGTCCTAGAAAAAAACATTCGTACCCAGCTCCAGCATGGGGGAGATGGAGAAGTTTCCGATAAGGAGTTTGCCCGCCTGCAAGGTATGGCCAAAAAATTCGTATTTGCAGATAGAGAAGTAGGCCTAATCAGAAAACGGTTAGGCGAATTAAAAGAAAATCAGGAAAAACCGGATAATACAGAGATCTCTGCTGCAGAAGAAGAACTCCGCAAAAAATCACTAGTAACTCGAAAGCTTAGATCCGACTTAGATGAAAATATAGTTTCTATACTTGCAGATTCTAAAAAGAGAAAGATTAAAGAATTAGGATTGGATACAGGCAGATTCAGGATCCAAACATTTCCTGTCTCTGGCATCATTCAAGGAGAAGCTTCCGAGCCTACATTAGATACTAAAATTTTTGATTCAGAATCTTCTTTGAACCAAGCACCTATGGAAGAGAATTTGGAAGAAGGATTAAAATCTGCATTAAATTCACTTTTAGAAGGTGCAGGCGTTTTAGGTGAGATCCCTCCTACTTCTTTCCAACAAAACGGTTTGGAATTACAGGCATTATATTCTCCTCATTTTAGAAATCCTGCATCTACTGAAAGAGCCAAACTTTTGGAATCCAGAAGAATTACACTTGGTCCTTGGACAAATTATCTAAGAGAAGAACAGGAAATTCTAACAGAACTTTCTAAGATTCCACCTATTTTAGAAGCTAGGCTTAAAGCTCTAAAAGAGAAAAAGCCTCCAATTCCTCCTTTCAAGGACAAAGACTTTAAAAGCCAATACACTCAATACGCGGCTTTAATTCGTAAAAGAAATTTATTATATGCTACCTATCTTCGAAACAATCCTCCTAAAGAAGAGGAAGAATTGGAAGTGGAATCTTTTGGATCTATCCGAGATTCTGCATTAGAAGACCAGATCCTACTCAGATTCAGACCAGATGGTTCCGACTATGGTAGATCAGTTCAATCGGCAGAAGGAAAAGAAATTTTCCAAAAACGTTGGAATTCCGTCAGAGAATGGATTTATTCGGGAGAAAGTGAAACTCCTACTGCGAAATTAAAGGCTCTATTTCCGGATGGGATCATCGGAAACAGTAGAACAGAAGCAGAGCAGATTCTTTGGAAATTGGACTCTACTCCTTTAATCTCTGAAGTTTCGGAAGATCTTCCTACAGTTGTATTGGCCTCCAATTTTTCAGGAGTGATCCGAACTGTAGTGGATAGAACGGAAGGTTTGCGATCTATTCGGCAAAATAGAGACAGAGCAGTACTTTCTGCATTAGGGATCTGCGGGTTTTCCATCTTCTTGGCAGTCTTTATCTCTGGTTTTGTAGTGCAAAAGATCAAACGTCTTATTCGCAACGCGGAACAAGTAGGTAGGGGAGATCTAAACGTAGAATTTGAGCAGGGTGGAAGCGATGAATTCGGTAATCTTTCCGTTGCCCTCAACCAAATGGTGACCGGTCTTCGAGAAAGAGAGAAGATTAAAGGTATTCTTGGAAATATGATCGACCCTGTGGTAGTCGGAGAAGCTATGAAAGACCTTGCGGCTCTCAAAAGGGGTACCGAAAAAAGAGTAACCGCATTCTTCTCAGACGTAGCAGGATTTTCTAATATTAGCGAAAAGTTAAGTTCTGTAGAATTGTCTGAACTTCTAAATGAATATCTTTCCGCGATGACCTTGATCTTAAAGGATCATGATGGTGTTTTGGATAAGTACATCGGGGATGCGATCGTAGGTATTTTTAATGCTCCGGTAGAGGTAGAAGGCCATTGTTTAAAAGCAACCCGAGCTTCTATCAAGATGTTAGATAAACTAGAAGAACTAAGATCTGGTTGGAAGAAGGCACAAAAATATATTCCGGACGCAAGAGATATGCATATTCGTATCGGTTTGAATACGGGACTCGCCAAAGTCGGATTCATGGGAACGGATGCTCTAGCATCTTATACAATGATGGGAGATACAGTAAATCTTGCGGCTCGTTTGGAAGCTGCAGGTAAAGACTATGGGGTTTCCATTTTAGTTTCGGATGCAGTCCATTCCGAGATTAAGGATTCTATCTTTACTAGAAAATTGGATTTGGTCCGAGTAAAAGGTAAAAATGAACCTGTGATCTTGTACGAAGCAATCTCTGAATTGAAGGGTGTTGCCTCCGCCAAAAAAGAGATTATCGGCTTATATGAAGAAGGTTTGGCATTGTATCTAGATCGTAAATGGGAACCTGCCATTAAGAAGTTCAAAGAATCTGAAAAAGCAAAGGGTAAAGAGGATAAAGCAGTCCAATTACTCGTAGAAAGATGTAATGAATATAAAAAAACTCCGCCTCCGGTCTCTTGGGACGGAGTATATACTAGAGATCATAAGTAG
- a CDS encoding STAS domain-containing protein encodes MKELIVNLQGKLDSLLGNSFREKTDPLLRSEPHKILLDARDLQVWDENGLLSLKNSSLTHLNSQYAACGLSESLIGDWNRLGLREKIPYFKTREEAKYYLVSGQNLDPSFEPNESTTACPACLQILRVQGKGNYRCPSCDHTFYLTADYRTASYEKLL; translated from the coding sequence GTGAAAGAATTGATCGTCAATTTACAAGGCAAACTGGATTCCCTACTCGGGAACTCTTTCCGAGAAAAAACGGATCCATTACTTCGAAGTGAGCCTCATAAAATTCTGCTCGATGCCAGAGACCTGCAAGTCTGGGATGAGAACGGTTTACTCTCTCTAAAAAATTCTTCTCTTACACATTTGAATTCACAATACGCTGCTTGCGGATTGTCGGAAAGTCTAATCGGAGATTGGAATCGCCTGGGGCTACGAGAAAAAATCCCGTATTTCAAAACTAGAGAAGAAGCTAAATATTATTTGGTTTCCGGCCAAAATTTAGATCCGAGTTTTGAACCTAACGAAAGTACTACGGCCTGTCCAGCTTGCCTCCAAATCTTGAGAGTGCAGGGAAAAGGAAACTACCGTTGTCCATCCTGTGACCATACCTTTTACCTGACCGCAGACTATAGAACGGCTAGTTACGAAAAATTATTGTAA
- a CDS encoding UvrD-helicase domain-containing protein: MQKSKLTTATTSFADQIDITKNGFIGASAGTGKTHTIVFLVLKILKDSFKTSLESDKIPLGIESILVLTYTDKAASELKGRIRAELKNTILKLEKIESPSEEESKELDFFLSQASRLDQAYISTIHGFAHKTLKEYSLESGSAENSKLVDEFSAVSKALYRRMRNEFGGVYPKELLPFILSQANRFYNDGFQGTTWENFVSGLAVKKVSSPDSIQLLPRPQEFPEIDSIRNVFLEIQSILPKFLEFQDSFKRKINANKYKALSSRQIEFQDSLKKLIDSSLPFLPFPFTLALKKILDLKRGDFSGIESILLSDEELKTASSESGYLSYTLEREKIRKLATNLNSLESSLSSFIVSLAEDIAEDSIKIKEEENSITYGDMILGLSNSLERNPELVSELKKRFRFGIIDEFQDTDPDQYNIFRILFLEKPATAEIEGKLFLIGDAKQSIYGFRGADLGTYLAAKREFDTGGKFADSSIVYPELDTNRRSLPELISSYNSIFGNAKGEWFPIGETGFLPIEYINVKSPEIPGKAILYSDKSNRAALNAFSLPKENNADRLKDQYSKFLAEEIIHLVSEESKVYIKKEGSSSPEKLSWADISVLVRGENDSEFLKRQFKARGIPYTYPKQAGLFGSSEAIRVREILRCLDEEGSRDSFYKLLISDLFYVRPDNLQNYEEYPIESKEKRLLETWRKFSRKKDFPGLFGSILSESRLASPLPEESKQDWERKITNFKQIFFFLTEKASKSDQTLGELISYLESKMISKEDEKDYLEKDSEEDRVKIFTIHSCKGLEFPIVFLFGGFSGWGTQRKKFSEYREGENRIIDLENNKEEISVFNTINEDKRLYYVALTRAMYKFYFPLLAEPDPKRPLELFRKSFQASLSEFPQDSSVAKFWENEDGKYEQEWIRDHRTIFGLTIDPKKEEGLEILRPIEIWPEKAEERKIILESYSSLDSFFTSEGNRFQASETKSFKADEIYEESKEEELPSSNKMGNLLHQLLETENFDIYKKAKSAKQIPDNILRTYKNILKSYGYGNNSEQLESFANRVSELFWNTLKTPLSHSEKKVSLSEISPSERKHEVDFFLKIPEQTGTSDLLKGTLDLIFQSEGKYWILDWKSNLLSADFGEDPYSEIHLKEKIQESYSLQLAIYSVVLDDWLQFKYGKNYDPKLLGGMYFVFLRGTDPNKPGRGIFYQDIDPEFVKVSKEKIKETLDLKNKISAEKE; the protein is encoded by the coding sequence ATGCAGAAAAGTAAATTAACGACTGCGACAACTTCTTTCGCGGATCAGATTGATATTACTAAAAATGGTTTTATCGGAGCTTCTGCCGGAACTGGAAAAACACATACAATCGTATTTTTAGTTCTGAAAATATTAAAGGATTCATTTAAAACTTCTCTGGAATCGGATAAAATTCCTTTAGGTATAGAATCTATATTAGTACTTACTTATACAGATAAGGCTGCATCCGAACTGAAAGGTAGGATTCGAGCTGAGTTAAAGAATACGATTCTCAAATTAGAAAAAATTGAATCTCCGAGTGAGGAAGAATCTAAAGAGTTAGACTTTTTTCTAAGTCAGGCATCTCGCTTAGACCAGGCTTATATTTCTACGATTCATGGATTTGCTCATAAGACCTTAAAAGAATACTCTTTAGAATCAGGAAGTGCCGAAAATTCAAAACTTGTAGATGAGTTTTCCGCAGTTTCTAAAGCTTTATATAGAAGAATGCGTAATGAGTTCGGTGGAGTATATCCTAAAGAACTTTTACCTTTTATCCTTTCTCAGGCGAATCGGTTTTATAATGACGGATTCCAAGGAACTACTTGGGAAAATTTTGTATCCGGTCTTGCTGTAAAAAAAGTATCGTCTCCTGATTCAATTCAACTTCTTCCCCGCCCTCAAGAATTTCCTGAGATCGATTCCATTAGAAATGTATTTTTGGAAATACAATCCATTCTTCCTAAATTTTTAGAATTCCAGGATTCTTTTAAAAGGAAGATCAATGCAAATAAATACAAGGCACTTTCATCGAGACAGATTGAATTTCAAGATTCTCTAAAGAAGTTAATCGATTCTTCTCTGCCCTTTTTGCCTTTCCCATTTACACTTGCGCTTAAAAAGATCTTGGATTTGAAAAGAGGAGATTTTTCTGGCATAGAATCTATTCTTCTTTCGGACGAAGAATTAAAAACCGCCTCCTCCGAATCTGGTTATCTCTCATACACGCTCGAAAGAGAGAAAATCCGAAAACTTGCGACTAACTTAAATTCCCTAGAATCATCTCTATCTTCTTTTATAGTTTCTCTCGCGGAAGATATCGCAGAAGACTCAATCAAAATCAAAGAAGAAGAAAATTCGATTACTTACGGGGATATGATCCTAGGACTTTCTAATTCGTTAGAGAGAAACCCCGAATTAGTCTCTGAATTGAAAAAACGTTTTCGCTTCGGGATCATAGACGAATTTCAGGATACAGATCCAGATCAATATAATATTTTTAGAATATTGTTTTTAGAAAAACCAGCCACTGCTGAAATAGAAGGAAAACTTTTCTTAATTGGAGATGCAAAACAGTCTATTTATGGTTTTAGAGGAGCGGACTTAGGAACTTATTTGGCCGCAAAGAGAGAATTTGATACTGGCGGAAAATTTGCAGATTCTTCTATCGTTTATCCGGAGCTGGATACGAATCGTAGATCTTTACCAGAATTAATCTCTTCCTATAATTCAATTTTTGGAAATGCAAAAGGAGAATGGTTTCCTATTGGTGAAACCGGCTTTTTACCAATAGAATACATAAATGTGAAATCTCCTGAAATTCCAGGAAAGGCGATTTTATATTCAGATAAAAGTAATCGTGCCGCTTTAAACGCATTTTCCCTTCCAAAAGAAAATAACGCCGATCGATTGAAGGACCAATATTCCAAATTTTTAGCAGAAGAAATAATCCATCTGGTTTCCGAAGAATCGAAGGTCTATATTAAAAAAGAAGGATCTTCGTCTCCAGAAAAATTGAGTTGGGCCGATATTTCGGTTTTGGTCCGAGGAGAAAACGATTCTGAATTTCTGAAAAGACAATTCAAAGCGAGAGGGATCCCATATACTTATCCAAAACAAGCCGGGCTATTCGGTTCTTCTGAAGCGATCCGCGTCCGAGAGATCTTGCGTTGTTTAGATGAAGAAGGAAGTAGGGATTCATTTTATAAATTATTAATATCCGATCTATTTTACGTTCGTCCTGATAATCTCCAAAACTACGAAGAATATCCAATCGAGTCTAAAGAAAAAAGACTTTTGGAAACTTGGAGAAAATTCTCTCGCAAAAAAGATTTTCCAGGCTTATTCGGCTCCATTTTGTCAGAAAGTAGATTAGCTTCTCCGCTTCCTGAAGAATCCAAACAAGATTGGGAAAGGAAAATCACAAACTTCAAACAGATATTTTTCTTCTTAACCGAAAAAGCATCCAAGTCAGATCAAACTTTAGGAGAACTTATCTCTTATTTGGAATCCAAGATGATTTCCAAAGAGGATGAAAAAGATTATTTAGAAAAAGATTCAGAGGAAGATCGAGTTAAAATTTTTACTATTCACTCCTGTAAAGGTTTAGAATTTCCGATCGTATTTTTGTTCGGTGGATTTTCAGGCTGGGGTACACAAAGAAAAAAATTTTCGGAATATAGAGAAGGCGAAAATCGTATTATAGATCTGGAAAATAATAAAGAAGAGATATCGGTCTTCAATACGATCAACGAAGATAAAAGATTATACTATGTGGCTTTAACAAGGGCAATGTACAAATTTTATTTTCCATTACTTGCTGAGCCTGATCCAAAACGCCCACTAGAGTTATTTAGAAAATCGTTTCAAGCTTCATTGTCTGAATTTCCTCAAGATTCCTCTGTTGCAAAATTTTGGGAGAATGAAGATGGAAAATACGAGCAGGAATGGATTAGAGATCATAGAACCATTTTTGGTTTAACTATTGACCCAAAAAAGGAAGAAGGTCTAGAAATTTTGCGCCCCATCGAAATATGGCCGGAAAAAGCGGAAGAACGAAAGATCATACTTGAAAGTTATTCATCTCTGGATTCGTTTTTTACTTCGGAAGGGAATAGATTTCAGGCCTCCGAAACAAAATCATTCAAAGCAGACGAGATTTACGAGGAATCAAAAGAAGAAGAACTCCCCTCTTCCAATAAAATGGGAAATTTGCTTCACCAACTTTTGGAAACAGAAAATTTTGATATTTATAAAAAGGCAAAATCCGCAAAACAAATTCCTGATAATATTTTGAGAACATATAAGAATATTCTAAAATCTTATGGATACGGAAATAACTCAGAACAATTAGAATCCTTTGCTAACAGAGTTTCCGAGCTTTTTTGGAATACTCTCAAAACTCCATTGTCTCATTCTGAAAAGAAAGTCTCACTTTCAGAAATTTCACCTTCGGAGCGAAAACATGAAGTGGATTTCTTCCTAAAGATTCCCGAGCAAACAGGAACTTCCGACTTACTAAAAGGGACCTTAGATCTTATCTTTCAATCTGAAGGTAAATACTGGATCTTAGATTGGAAGTCCAACCTACTTTCTGCCGATTTCGGAGAAGATCCTTACTCAGAAATTCATCTGAAAGAAAAAATCCAAGAGTCTTATTCTTTGCAGTTAGCAATCTATTCAGTAGTTTTAGATGATTGGTTACAATTTAAATATGGAAAAAATTACGATCCAAAACTTTTAGGAGGAATGTATTTTGTATTCCTTCGAGGAACCGATCCGAACAAACCTGGACGAGGGATTTTTTACCAGGATATAGATCCTGAATTTGTAAAAGTCTCGAAAGAGAAAATAAAGGAAACCTTAGACTTAAAGAATAAAATTTCGGCGGAAAAAGAATGA
- the recD gene encoding exodeoxyribonuclease V subunit alpha: MKEESLEIILDREYAGFLTKEFAPYAKEVPYDVLFSWNLSLIQASKSGNLAVPFLEKVKISDLLFKTRDNLLYFPKVFKQLTAVEDGFANLLKTSNTTKSKEIQEVLKELISSNPLAIKRGAKEYILCGEEKQKEALEKALQYPFFVLTGGPGTGKTTVVANVIRGLLRLGYDRKQIGLAAPTGRAAQRLKESLENTISYLRTKNKLDDSISEIPTSTLHRLLEYNPRKRNYKYGKNFPLPYRVIILDEVSMVDLHMMYRLMEALPFESKNFRLILLGDPNQLPSVEAGAVLSDLVKYLKKLNSENLIELQTSHRQEDEFSSISKAAELCVKENISLSEFQENFPKTLQLDSIFSGNSNDDLKGFYQIRLDYKKEWKEFLKKTAEEKIRPIFSKLPNPNSPQELKEYLNKDLNRFKILTILRNGIFGSEFINKELTELILHHKKGNLVQIGTKTYFSGLPILITKNDRVRGVYNGDTGLVLEVKTPNGGIELRALFFIEGEIRDFALDTLPPHEPAFAITVHKSQGSEYDSVFIIYPPDPADISQEEVSLELFKKEILYTAITRAKRSAFLVSEEKLLEYSLRNRFERLTGFKLG; this comes from the coding sequence ATGAAAGAAGAATCCCTCGAAATAATTTTAGACCGAGAGTATGCGGGATTCCTTACAAAAGAATTTGCTCCTTATGCAAAAGAGGTCCCATACGATGTTTTATTTTCTTGGAATCTTTCTCTAATTCAAGCTTCTAAATCGGGAAATCTGGCAGTTCCGTTCCTTGAAAAAGTTAAAATTTCAGACCTATTATTCAAAACACGAGATAATTTATTATATTTTCCTAAAGTATTTAAACAACTAACCGCAGTAGAAGATGGTTTTGCAAATTTACTTAAGACCAGCAACACTACCAAATCAAAAGAAATACAAGAAGTTTTAAAGGAACTAATTTCTTCCAATCCTCTTGCGATCAAAAGAGGAGCTAAAGAATATATTCTCTGCGGAGAAGAAAAACAAAAGGAAGCACTGGAGAAAGCTCTTCAATACCCATTTTTTGTTCTCACAGGCGGACCGGGTACAGGGAAAACGACTGTGGTAGCGAATGTGATCCGAGGTCTTTTACGTTTAGGTTATGATCGAAAACAGATAGGACTTGCTGCACCTACAGGTAGAGCAGCTCAAAGACTAAAAGAATCCTTAGAGAATACAATCTCATACTTACGTACCAAAAATAAATTAGATGATTCTATTTCTGAAATTCCCACTTCTACATTACATAGGCTTTTAGAATATAATCCTAGAAAAAGGAATTATAAATACGGTAAAAATTTCCCTCTCCCCTATCGAGTCATTATATTGGATGAGGTATCCATGGTGGATCTGCATATGATGTACAGATTAATGGAAGCCTTACCTTTCGAGTCCAAAAATTTTAGACTTATATTACTAGGAGACCCAAATCAATTACCTAGCGTGGAAGCTGGAGCCGTTTTATCAGACTTAGTCAAATATTTAAAGAAACTAAATTCTGAAAACTTAATAGAATTACAAACAAGTCATAGACAAGAAGATGAATTTTCTTCTATCTCAAAGGCCGCAGAACTTTGTGTGAAAGAGAATATTTCTTTGTCTGAATTCCAAGAGAATTTTCCTAAAACTTTGCAATTGGATTCGATTTTCTCCGGTAATTCAAATGACGACCTAAAAGGTTTTTATCAGATCCGTTTGGATTACAAAAAAGAATGGAAGGAATTTTTAAAAAAAACAGCTGAAGAAAAGATCCGCCCGATATTCTCCAAACTCCCTAATCCGAATTCTCCTCAGGAATTAAAGGAATATTTAAATAAAGACTTAAACCGATTTAAGATACTTACAATTCTAAGAAATGGGATCTTCGGAAGTGAGTTCATTAATAAGGAATTAACTGAACTTATTCTGCATCATAAAAAAGGAAATCTAGTTCAGATTGGTACCAAAACTTATTTTTCAGGACTCCCAATACTTATCACAAAAAACGATCGGGTAAGAGGAGTTTATAATGGAGATACTGGTCTCGTTTTGGAAGTCAAAACTCCGAATGGAGGAATTGAACTTAGAGCATTATTTTTTATTGAAGGAGAGATCCGAGACTTTGCATTAGATACTCTTCCTCCTCACGAACCGGCATTTGCAATTACAGTTCACAAATCCCAAGGTTCGGAATATGATTCTGTTTTTATAATATATCCTCCGGACCCGGCGGATATAAGCCAGGAAGAAGTTTCCTTGGAACTTTTCAAAAAGGAGATCTTATATACTGCGATCACTAGGGCAAAACGATCCGCATTTTTGGTTTCGGAAGAAAAACTTTTGGAGTATTCTCTCCGAAACCGTTTTGAAAGATTAACCGGTTTTAAACTCGGTTAA
- a CDS encoding polysaccharide biosynthesis protein: MSQWNRRSLLFPLDLSFMILSYFLAHLIRFESTAFLQEPNDFFIPLLIVVVCRSLVFLFSNIYRSIWAYASIHDLVEIIKTTILSSLISNTALLFYNGFEHLSRMIPVIDTLLLLGFLCIRSLSWRLVRDQYILRKKQGEGIPTLILGAGKTGATLLTELRRHNDLNLLPLGLLDDDESKIGAHIQGVPVLGKMDQAESLIRSLEIKKVLIAFSNPDGKQIGKLIKSFESENVDFKILPSLGSLFFDPPKVQQLREIRVEDVLGRPVVDLEIESIRSYIAGKTVLITGAGGSIGSELCRQVAVFHPAKMILLDSAETPLYEIDYELRKVFKDSGIQFKAVIADIKNPLRIGSVFETDRPQVVFHSAAYKHVPMMEINPSEAVLNNVLGTKNLADISRIYGAERFVLISTDKAVNPVNIMGASKRVAELYLQAISQGTKTKFITVRFGNVLGSSGSVIPRFREQISNGGPVTVTHPDIIRYFMTIPEATQLVLQAAAMGEKEEIFLLEMGEPIRILNLAEDMIRLSGFRPYTDIPIVFTGLRPGEKLFEELLLDLEGIKKTHHPKIRIAAPLEEGDPSSFQARFNALLEAAKSDREEEIFSSFKALVPEYKIHKEYISEETSRKLKNDG; encoded by the coding sequence ATGAGTCAATGGAATCGTCGAAGCCTTCTCTTCCCTTTGGATTTAAGCTTCATGATCCTCTCCTATTTTCTAGCCCACCTGATCCGTTTCGAATCCACTGCGTTTTTACAGGAACCTAACGACTTTTTTATTCCTCTACTCATCGTAGTAGTTTGTCGTTCTTTAGTATTTTTATTTTCGAATATTTACAGATCAATCTGGGCTTACGCATCCATTCACGATCTGGTGGAGATCATCAAGACCACCATCCTTTCCTCACTGATCTCTAATACAGCGCTCTTATTTTACAACGGATTCGAACATCTTTCCAGAATGATCCCTGTTATAGATACTCTTCTCCTCTTAGGATTTTTGTGTATTCGCAGCCTTTCCTGGAGACTAGTCAGAGATCAGTATATTCTACGCAAAAAACAGGGAGAAGGAATTCCTACACTGATTTTGGGCGCTGGAAAGACTGGGGCAACACTTCTCACTGAATTAAGAAGGCATAATGACCTGAATCTTTTACCTTTAGGTCTCCTGGACGATGACGAATCCAAGATTGGAGCACATATCCAGGGAGTGCCGGTCCTTGGAAAAATGGACCAGGCAGAATCATTGATCCGGTCCTTGGAAATCAAAAAGGTACTGATTGCATTTAGTAATCCCGACGGAAAACAAATCGGTAAACTCATCAAAAGTTTCGAATCCGAAAATGTAGATTTTAAGATCCTCCCCTCTTTGGGTTCTCTATTTTTTGACCCACCTAAAGTACAACAATTAAGAGAGATCCGGGTAGAAGATGTGCTCGGACGTCCAGTTGTAGATCTGGAAATAGAATCTATCCGTTCTTATATTGCTGGTAAAACCGTTCTCATCACAGGTGCCGGTGGATCCATCGGGAGCGAATTATGCAGACAAGTTGCAGTATTCCATCCGGCAAAAATGATCCTGCTCGATTCTGCGGAAACTCCTCTGTATGAGATAGATTACGAACTCAGAAAAGTTTTTAAAGACAGCGGTATTCAATTTAAAGCGGTGATCGCAGATATCAAAAATCCGTTGAGGATAGGTTCTGTTTTCGAAACGGATCGTCCCCAAGTAGTATTTCATTCTGCAGCCTACAAACATGTACCTATGATGGAGATCAATCCATCCGAAGCAGTATTAAATAATGTACTCGGAACTAAGAACTTAGCAGATATCTCTCGAATTTATGGGGCCGAACGTTTTGTTTTAATTTCCACAGACAAGGCAGTCAATCCAGTAAACATAATGGGTGCTTCCAAGAGAGTTGCAGAGTTATATCTGCAAGCAATCTCCCAGGGCACGAAAACAAAATTTATTACTGTAAGATTCGGTAACGTATTAGGTTCCAGCGGTTCAGTTATTCCTAGATTTAGAGAACAGATCAGCAATGGTGGCCCTGTGACCGTGACCCATCCTGATATTATTCGTTATTTTATGACAATCCCGGAAGCTACACAATTGGTTTTGCAAGCAGCAGCTATGGGGGAGAAGGAAGAAATTTTTCTCTTAGAAATGGGAGAACCTATTCGGATCCTAAATCTTGCAGAAGATATGATCCGACTTTCAGGATTTCGCCCTTACACTGATATTCCAATCGTATTCACAGGTTTAAGACCTGGAGAAAAACTATTCGAAGAACTGCTGTTAGATCTAGAAGGGATCAAAAAAACACATCACCCTAAAATCAGGATTGCAGCCCCCTTGGAGGAAGGAGATCCTAGCAGCTTCCAGGCCAGATTTAACGCGTTATTAGAGGCGGCAAAATCGGATCGAGAAGAAGAGATCTTCTCTTCTTTCAAAGCACTAGTGCCTGAATATAAAATACATAAAGAATATATCAGCGAGGAAACCTCGCGTAAGTTGAAAAATGATGGATAG